A window of the Streptomyces albireticuli genome harbors these coding sequences:
- a CDS encoding ABC transporter permease, whose translation MLVHSRRAHACVWAAFLVVFLPVFALPFLVIVAASFATGWSGALPSGPTLGHYRDVVRGDALDALVTSLLTAVMASALALALGTWAALSAHALRGRARRVMDVLFMLPVAVPSVVVGLSLLVAFSRPPVLLNGTPAIVVLAHTVLVTAFAHQSVTAAAARLDPAYEQAAASLGASPAHVLWRVRLPLLLPSLSAAAGLCFALSMGELSATMMLYPPDWLPLPVKVFAATDRGALFSGAALAVVLMATTLLVLSAVARIRTKATYR comes from the coding sequence GTGCTCGTGCATAGCCGCCGCGCCCACGCGTGCGTGTGGGCCGCCTTCCTCGTGGTCTTCCTCCCCGTCTTCGCGCTGCCCTTCCTGGTGATCGTGGCCGCGTCCTTCGCCACCGGCTGGAGCGGCGCGCTCCCCTCCGGTCCGACGCTCGGCCACTACCGGGACGTCGTCCGGGGCGACGCGCTCGACGCCCTCGTCACCAGCCTGCTGACCGCCGTCATGGCGAGCGCCCTCGCCCTCGCCCTCGGCACCTGGGCCGCGCTCTCCGCCCACGCCCTGCGCGGGCGCGCCCGCCGGGTGATGGACGTGCTGTTCATGCTGCCGGTGGCCGTGCCGTCCGTGGTCGTCGGACTGTCGCTCCTCGTGGCCTTCTCGCGGCCACCCGTGCTGCTCAACGGCACCCCCGCGATCGTCGTCCTCGCGCACACGGTCCTGGTGACCGCCTTCGCCCACCAGTCCGTGACGGCCGCGGCCGCCCGCCTCGACCCGGCGTACGAGCAGGCCGCCGCGAGCCTCGGCGCGAGCCCGGCCCATGTGCTCTGGCGCGTGCGGCTGCCCCTGCTGCTGCCCTCCCTCTCGGCCGCCGCCGGGCTCTGCTTCGCCCTGTCCATGGGGGAGCTGAGCGCCACGATGATGCTCTACCCGCCGGACTGGCTGCCCCTGCCCGTGAAGGTCTTCGCGGCCACCGACCGCGGCGCGCTCTTCTCCGGCGCGGCGCTCGCCGTCGTCCTGATGGCCACCACGCTCCTCGTGCTGTCCGCCGTCGCCCGGATCCGTACGAAGGCCACCTACCGATGA
- a CDS encoding 2-aminoethylphosphonate ABC transporter substrate-binding protein, with protein sequence MPVTHRSRRPLRPAAALAALALGATALTGCGASAGGDAEEITLYSADGLKSEDGAGFYDKVFKDFERGTGIKVKYVEGGSGELVQRLARERSRTKADVVVTLPPFIQQADGKKLLDTYRPKGAEKVADGDKDPGGKWTSIADNYFCFVYNTDKLKDAPPRTWKDLLDPRFKGRLQYSTPGVAGDGTAVLIKAMHDLGGKEPAMAYLKELQRNNVGPSRSTGQLAPKVDKGELLVANGDVQMNFANMRSMPHQGIFFPAGDDGKPTTFALPYAAGLVKGAPHAANARKFLDFLLTEGVQRDVSAVGGGFAARTDVKAGDPSARALAGLLRGVEVFRPDWADIDENLGSYVAAWKAATGS encoded by the coding sequence ATGCCCGTCACGCACCGCTCCCGTCGTCCCCTCCGGCCGGCCGCCGCCCTGGCGGCCCTGGCCCTCGGCGCCACCGCCCTGACCGGCTGCGGCGCCTCCGCCGGCGGCGACGCCGAGGAGATCACCCTCTACAGCGCCGACGGCCTCAAGTCCGAGGACGGCGCCGGGTTCTACGACAAGGTCTTCAAGGACTTCGAACGCGGCACCGGCATCAAGGTCAAATACGTCGAGGGCGGCTCCGGCGAACTCGTGCAGCGCCTGGCCCGGGAGCGGTCCCGCACCAAGGCCGACGTGGTCGTCACCCTGCCGCCGTTCATCCAGCAGGCCGACGGCAAGAAGCTGCTCGACACCTACAGGCCCAAGGGCGCCGAGAAGGTCGCGGACGGCGACAAGGACCCCGGCGGCAAGTGGACGTCGATCGCCGACAACTACTTCTGCTTCGTCTACAACACGGACAAGCTCAAGGACGCCCCGCCGAGGACCTGGAAGGACCTCCTCGACCCGAGGTTCAAGGGCAGGCTCCAGTACTCCACCCCCGGCGTCGCGGGCGACGGCACGGCCGTACTGATCAAGGCCATGCACGACCTCGGCGGCAAGGAGCCCGCCATGGCCTACCTCAAGGAGCTCCAGCGGAACAACGTCGGCCCCTCGCGCTCCACCGGCCAGCTCGCCCCCAAGGTGGACAAGGGGGAACTCCTGGTGGCCAACGGCGACGTCCAGATGAACTTCGCCAACATGAGGTCCATGCCCCACCAGGGCATCTTCTTCCCCGCCGGTGACGACGGAAAGCCCACCACCTTCGCCCTCCCCTACGCGGCCGGCCTCGTCAAGGGCGCCCCGCACGCCGCGAACGCCAGGAAGTTCCTCGACTTCCTCCTCACCGAGGGCGTGCAGCGCGACGTCTCGGCCGTCGGCGGCGGCTTCGCGGCCCGTACGGACGTGAAGGCGGGTGACCCGTCCGCCCGCGCGCTCGCCGGCCTCCTGCGCGGGGTCGAGGTCTTCCGGCCCGACTGGGCCGACATCGACGAGAACCTCGGCTCCTACGTCGCCGCGTGGAAGGCCGCCACCGGCAGCTGA
- a CDS encoding phosphonatase-like hydrolase produces MTDHDFGTASAGSGGPIGLVVLDMAGTTVADDGLVEQAFAAAAHVLGAGPGTPEHARQLAYVRATMGESKISVFRHLAGGDEERARRANAAFEAAYGDSVAAGRCVPLPGAREAIERLRADGRAVVLTTGFARVTQDAILAALGWTDLADLTLCPADAGGRGRPYPDMVLTALLRTRAVDSVRRVAVAGDTSYDVLSGRRAGAAVVAGVLTGAHDEAALRASGATHVLASVAELPGVLARVEDGS; encoded by the coding sequence ATGACCGACCACGACTTCGGTACGGCGAGTGCCGGCTCCGGCGGCCCCATCGGCCTCGTCGTGCTCGACATGGCCGGTACGACCGTCGCCGACGACGGCCTCGTCGAGCAGGCCTTCGCCGCCGCCGCGCACGTCCTCGGCGCCGGGCCCGGGACCCCGGAGCACGCCCGGCAACTCGCCTACGTCCGCGCCACGATGGGCGAGTCCAAGATCTCCGTCTTCCGGCACCTCGCCGGCGGTGACGAGGAACGGGCCCGGCGCGCCAACGCGGCCTTCGAGGCCGCCTACGGGGACTCGGTCGCCGCCGGCCGCTGCGTGCCCCTGCCGGGCGCCCGGGAGGCGATCGAGCGGCTGCGCGCCGACGGCCGCGCCGTCGTCCTCACCACGGGCTTCGCCCGGGTCACCCAGGACGCGATCCTCGCCGCGCTCGGCTGGACGGACCTGGCGGACCTCACGCTCTGCCCGGCCGACGCCGGCGGGCGCGGCCGCCCGTACCCGGACATGGTGCTCACGGCGCTGCTGCGCACCCGGGCCGTGGACTCCGTCCGGCGGGTCGCGGTGGCGGGCGACACCTCGTACGACGTGCTCTCCGGGCGCCGGGCGGGCGCGGCCGTGGTCGCGGGCGTCCTGACCGGGGCCCACGACGAGGCCGCGCTGCGCGCCTCGGGCGCGACCCACGTCCTCGCCTCGGTCGCGGAGCTGCCCGGGGTGCTCGCGCGGGTGGAGGACGGGTCGTGA
- a CDS encoding ROK family protein codes for MGPARPARTASAALPAPGANLTALRDHNTAVVLGLLRDAGAEGASRAELAAGTGLTPQAVSKITARLRAAGLAADAGRRASTGGKPPVVLRLVPGAAHAVGLHLDRDSLTATLVDLTGAGIATRTAPLAFGAGAEAVLEVVTGEVRALLVEAGAAGAGAGAGGASGAVPGGASRAGSGPGSEGGPDLGAGPGSDGAPGGLGAASGPCGGPGSGTASGPAAVPGLGAGPGSDGAPGGLGATSGPCGGPGSGTAPALLGIGVAVPGPLDHRAGVLRKVTGFPQWDGFPLRDALAERLGVPVVVDKDTNAAALGLAPRAADSFAYLHLGTGLGAGLVLGRNLHRGARTDAGEFGHQVIQVDGPPCPCGGHGCAEVLCLAAVAAGDTARAARLLGIGAANLVRLLDIDLVLLGGRTVLADPGPYVAGVRAVLAGAVPVGVTPSGDRTVVEGAAELVLAPLFGRAGAPGATAFTSRDGGPSVPPSV; via the coding sequence ATCGGGCCCGCTCGTCCTGCCCGTACCGCCTCTGCCGCCCTTCCCGCGCCCGGCGCCAACCTCACCGCCCTGCGTGATCACAACACCGCCGTCGTGCTCGGCCTGCTGCGCGACGCCGGCGCGGAGGGCGCCAGCCGCGCCGAGCTGGCCGCGGGGACGGGCCTGACCCCGCAGGCCGTCAGCAAGATCACCGCACGGCTGCGGGCCGCCGGACTGGCCGCCGACGCCGGGCGCCGCGCCTCCACCGGCGGCAAGCCGCCCGTGGTCCTGCGCCTGGTCCCGGGCGCCGCCCACGCCGTCGGCCTGCACCTCGACCGGGACTCCCTGACGGCGACCCTCGTCGACCTCACCGGCGCCGGGATCGCCACGCGCACGGCTCCGCTCGCGTTCGGGGCGGGCGCGGAGGCGGTGCTGGAAGTGGTGACGGGGGAGGTCCGGGCGCTGCTGGTGGAGGCGGGGGCGGCGGGCGCCGGCGCGGGTGCGGGTGGCGCCTCCGGTGCGGTTCCCGGCGGGGCGTCGCGCGCGGGCTCCGGCCCTGGCTCGGAGGGTGGCCCGGATCTTGGCGCCGGTCCTGGCTCGGACGGCGCGCCGGGCGGGCTCGGCGCCGCCTCCGGTCCGTGCGGCGGTCCGGGTTCCGGCACCGCCTCCGGTCCGGCCGCCGTGCCGGGACTCGGTGCCGGTCCTGGCTCGGACGGCGCGCCGGGCGGGCTCGGCGCCACCTCTGGTCCGTGCGGCGGTCCGGGTTCCGGCACCGCCCCCGCCCTCCTCGGCATCGGCGTCGCCGTCCCCGGCCCCCTCGACCACCGCGCCGGCGTGCTGCGCAAGGTCACCGGCTTCCCGCAGTGGGACGGCTTCCCGCTGCGTGACGCCCTCGCCGAACGGCTCGGCGTGCCCGTCGTCGTCGACAAGGACACCAACGCCGCCGCCCTCGGCCTCGCCCCCCGCGCCGCGGACTCCTTCGCCTATCTCCACCTCGGTACGGGCCTGGGCGCCGGCCTCGTGCTCGGCCGGAACCTGCACCGGGGCGCGCGCACGGACGCGGGGGAGTTCGGCCACCAGGTGATCCAGGTCGACGGGCCCCCGTGCCCCTGCGGCGGTCACGGCTGCGCCGAGGTGCTGTGCCTGGCCGCCGTCGCCGCCGGCGACACCGCCCGCGCCGCCCGCCTCCTCGGCATCGGCGCCGCCAATCTCGTACGGCTCCTGGACATCGACCTCGTGCTCCTCGGCGGCCGCACCGTGCTGGCCGACCCCGGCCCGTACGTGGCGGGGGTACGGGCCGTCCTGGCCGGCGCGGTGCCGGTCGGCGTCACCCCGAGCGGCGACCGGACCGTCGTCGAGGGCGCGGCCGAGCTGGTGCTGGCGCCCCTGTTCGGGCGGGCGGGGGCGCCCGGCGCCACGGCCTTCACGTCGCGGGACGGCGGACCTTCCGTCCCGCCGTCCGTATGA
- a CDS encoding 2-aminoethylphosphonate ABC transporter permease subunit yields the protein MTGARWASGSRSHARTRRPLPGWAFALPPLFALGLVFLYPLALVVRQSVSPDGGGHSVAAYGDVFAEAAFRDALRNTVLLAVGATAGALLLGFALALVVAFVPFPGGKALSRFIDVFLSFPSFLITLALLFVYGTAGMANGLWTGATGAAEGPFDFLHTPWGVLLAEVTYFTPFVMRPLLAAFSQVETAQLEVAASLGAKAPRIVRRVILPEALPALAAGGSLVLVMGLNEFGIVLFTGAKGVTTLPTLVYGKAILDGDYTGACVVAVVDIALSVALYSLYRVLSSRSSRPSRSSHPSRSSRTDGVRRARA from the coding sequence ATGACCGGAGCCAGATGGGCTAGCGGGTCCCGGTCCCACGCTCGGACCCGGCGCCCCCTCCCCGGATGGGCCTTCGCTCTTCCGCCCCTGTTCGCGCTCGGGCTCGTCTTCCTCTATCCGCTCGCGCTCGTCGTCCGGCAGTCCGTCTCGCCCGACGGGGGCGGCCACTCGGTCGCCGCCTACGGGGACGTCTTCGCCGAGGCCGCCTTCCGTGACGCGCTGCGGAACACCGTGCTCCTCGCCGTCGGGGCCACCGCCGGCGCGTTGCTGCTCGGCTTCGCGCTCGCGCTGGTCGTCGCCTTCGTCCCGTTCCCGGGCGGGAAGGCGCTGAGCCGGTTCATCGACGTCTTCCTCTCCTTCCCCTCCTTCCTCATCACCCTCGCCCTCCTCTTCGTCTACGGGACGGCCGGCATGGCCAACGGCCTGTGGACCGGGGCGACCGGCGCCGCCGAGGGCCCGTTCGACTTCCTGCACACGCCCTGGGGCGTGCTCCTCGCCGAGGTCACCTACTTCACGCCCTTCGTGATGCGGCCGCTCCTCGCCGCGTTCTCGCAGGTGGAGACCGCACAGCTGGAGGTCGCCGCCTCGCTCGGCGCCAAGGCCCCGCGGATCGTGCGGCGGGTGATCCTGCCCGAGGCGCTGCCGGCCCTCGCGGCGGGCGGCTCGCTCGTCCTCGTCATGGGCCTCAACGAATTCGGGATCGTCCTCTTCACCGGCGCCAAGGGCGTGACGACGCTGCCGACGCTCGTCTACGGCAAGGCGATCCTCGACGGCGACTACACGGGGGCCTGCGTCGTCGCCGTCGTCGACATCGCGCTCTCCGTGGCGCTCTACAGCCTCTACCGCGTCCTTTCCTCCCGCTCCTCACGCCCCTCCCGCTCCTCACACCCCTCCCGTTCCTCCCGTACGGACGGAGTCCGCCGTGCTCGTGCATAG
- a CDS encoding ABC transporter ATP-binding protein encodes MRLEGVTVSYGGNVVLDSLDLTVGPGEFMALLGPSGSGKTTALRAVAGFVRPDAGRVLLGDRDVTALPPHRRGVGMVVQQYALFPHMRVDANVAFGLKARRTPRAETAARVAEALETTGMAAYARRYPRELSGGQQQRVAIARALAVRPDVLLLDEPLSALDARLRSGMLAELARLHRELPGVSMLYVTHDQVEALTLADRVAVMDRARLQDCGTPHDLYRRPRTSFTASFVGDANLLPVTVAAGGGVEFAGTVLDVPVPDGATAAVPGASATLCVRPHLVGLGDGPNTLRGTLTEVQWRGATHRLYADVGGHRVKADVRELRETPPLGTEVSLHFAARDAVLLPGGTDGTDGRDDLSDLSDLGDLDEGGAADDRSQMG; translated from the coding sequence ATCCGCCTCGAAGGCGTCACCGTCTCCTACGGCGGGAACGTCGTGCTCGACTCCCTCGACCTCACCGTCGGGCCCGGCGAGTTCATGGCCCTCCTCGGCCCCTCCGGCTCCGGCAAGACCACCGCGCTGCGGGCGGTCGCCGGCTTCGTCCGACCCGACGCCGGGCGGGTCCTCCTCGGCGACCGGGACGTCACCGCGCTGCCGCCGCACCGGCGCGGCGTCGGCATGGTGGTGCAGCAGTACGCGCTCTTCCCGCACATGCGGGTCGACGCCAACGTCGCCTTCGGGCTGAAGGCGCGGCGGACCCCGCGCGCCGAGACCGCCGCGCGGGTCGCCGAGGCCCTGGAGACGACCGGCATGGCCGCGTACGCCCGGCGGTACCCGCGCGAGCTCTCCGGCGGACAGCAGCAGCGCGTCGCCATCGCGCGGGCGCTGGCCGTCCGCCCGGACGTCCTCCTCCTCGACGAGCCGCTGTCCGCGCTCGACGCCCGGCTGCGCTCCGGGATGCTCGCCGAACTCGCCCGCCTGCACCGCGAACTGCCCGGCGTCTCCATGCTGTACGTCACCCACGACCAGGTCGAGGCGCTGACCCTCGCCGACCGCGTCGCCGTCATGGACCGGGCCCGCCTCCAGGACTGCGGCACCCCGCACGACCTCTACCGGCGCCCGCGCACGTCCTTCACGGCCTCGTTCGTCGGCGACGCGAACCTTCTGCCGGTGACGGTCGCGGCGGGCGGGGGCGTGGAGTTCGCCGGGACGGTGCTGGACGTGCCCGTGCCCGACGGCGCCACCGCCGCCGTGCCCGGGGCGTCGGCCACGCTGTGCGTACGCCCGCACCTGGTCGGGCTCGGCGACGGACCGAACACCCTGCGCGGCACGCTCACGGAGGTGCAGTGGCGCGGCGCGACGCACCGCCTGTACGCCGACGTGGGCGGCCACCGTGTGAAGGCGGACGTACGCGAGCTCCGCGAGACGCCGCCGCTGGGCACGGAGGTGTCCCTCCACTTCGCCGCGCGGGACGCGGTGCTGCTGCCGGGCGGGACGGACGGCACGGATGGCAGGGACGACCTGAGCGACCTGAGCGACCTGGGCGACCTGGACGAAGGGGGTGCGGCGGATGACCGGAGCCAGATGGGCTAG
- a CDS encoding class F sortase, whose product MTGVAWALLLLALWLWGRQATDGHGAATPTAGDVAAAGRPADHPLPPAHAPLPGARPQRLAIEAVGVRAPIEDRGPAPLGDLGPPPHGRAGAVGWYRAGPQPGAPGAAVLVGHPGRGGTGHAPAPAALHDLTALEPGEGITVTRADGTTAEFTVEDVSVYTKDHFDARKVYGPRERDRAELRLIACDGDYDRARHAYSANVVVSAYLTGAGHS is encoded by the coding sequence GTGACCGGCGTCGCCTGGGCCCTCCTCCTGCTGGCCCTGTGGCTGTGGGGGCGGCAGGCCACCGACGGGCACGGGGCCGCCACCCCCACGGCCGGTGACGTCGCCGCCGCGGGCCGCCCCGCCGACCACCCGCTGCCACCCGCCCACGCCCCGCTGCCCGGGGCCCGCCCGCAGCGCCTCGCCATCGAGGCCGTCGGCGTCCGGGCCCCCATCGAGGACCGCGGCCCGGCCCCCCTCGGCGACCTCGGCCCGCCGCCCCACGGCCGGGCCGGCGCCGTCGGCTGGTACCGCGCCGGCCCCCAGCCCGGCGCCCCCGGCGCGGCCGTCCTCGTCGGGCACCCCGGACGCGGCGGCACGGGTCACGCGCCCGCCCCCGCCGCCCTCCACGACCTCACCGCCCTCGAACCCGGCGAGGGGATCACCGTCACCCGTGCGGACGGCACCACCGCCGAGTTCACCGTCGAGGACGTCTCCGTCTACACCAAGGACCACTTCGACGCCCGCAAGGTCTACGGCCCCCGCGAACGCGACCGCGCCGAGCTGCGCCTCATCGCCTGCGACGGCGACTACGACCGCGCCCGCCACGCGTACAGCGCGAACGTCGTCGTCTCCGCCTACCTGACCGGAGCCGGGCACTCCTGA
- a CDS encoding GntR family transcriptional regulator: MNVTDHPGPPHDQPPGAPIRAGIPEHGRIPKYYAVKTRIAALLDELGEGGPLPAERELAARFEVSRETLRQALRELLLEGRLRRMGRGTVVAGPKLEQPLALASYTEGVRRQGRRPGRDLIGLDRFACPAGLAPDLGVEPGASVWHMERVLLADDERVGLESTYVAVERAPRLAADFAPDSSFYGYLRERLGIRFGDADERLETVLATPREALLIGTPPALPMLLIHRVSRDTEGRPLERVRSLYRGDRFSFTTHLRGEGGEGDSSGGS; encoded by the coding sequence GTGAACGTCACGGACCACCCTGGCCCCCCGCACGATCAACCCCCCGGCGCCCCCATCCGCGCCGGCATCCCCGAGCACGGCCGGATCCCCAAGTACTACGCCGTCAAGACGCGGATCGCCGCCCTCCTCGACGAGCTGGGCGAAGGCGGCCCGCTGCCCGCCGAGCGGGAGCTGGCGGCGCGCTTCGAGGTGTCCCGCGAGACCCTGCGGCAGGCCCTGCGTGAGCTGTTGCTGGAGGGCCGGCTGCGCCGGATGGGGCGCGGCACGGTCGTCGCGGGGCCGAAGCTCGAACAGCCGCTCGCGCTCGCCAGCTACACCGAGGGCGTACGCCGCCAGGGCCGCCGCCCCGGCCGTGACCTCATCGGGCTGGACCGGTTCGCCTGCCCGGCGGGCCTCGCCCCCGACCTCGGCGTCGAACCGGGCGCGTCCGTCTGGCACATGGAGCGGGTACTGCTCGCCGACGACGAGCGGGTCGGCCTGGAGAGCACCTACGTCGCGGTGGAGCGCGCGCCACGGCTGGCCGCCGACTTCGCGCCCGACTCGTCCTTCTACGGCTATCTGCGTGAGCGCCTCGGCATCCGCTTCGGCGACGCGGACGAACGGCTGGAGACCGTCCTCGCCACCCCCCGCGAGGCGCTGCTCATCGGGACTCCTCCCGCGCTCCCGATGCTGCTCATCCACCGTGTCTCGCGGGACACGGAGGGGCGCCCGCTGGAGCGGGTGCGGTCGCTGTACCGGGGGGACCGGTTCTCGTTCACGACGCATCTGCGGGGCGAGGGGGGCGAGGGGGACTCCTCGGGCGGTTCCTGA
- a CDS encoding glycoside hydrolase family 6 protein: MYGSYTGRTRGARAALAVAGAAAGGLLVLAGCSSSSSSAAPPKGAPPPQAPAQQPKARAPFWVNPESTAAKRSGELRKGGKSGKAELLRKIAAQPVAEWIGPDDPEGQTRGYTEAAAKADRVAVLVLYNIPHRDCGQYSQGGASDGNAYRQWLDQAARGIGDRGATVILEPDALPHIEDGCTPQQFHEERFALLKEAVDKLKQLPRTKVYLDAGNPSWVTPADRMAGPLRRAGIDRADGFALNVSNFQTTRSNKEYGRRLSHLLDGKHFVIDTSRNGNGPLNGADHEKAWCNPSGRALGEPPTTRTGDRLVDAYLWVKRPGESDGTCKGGPGAGQWWESYALDLARNSR, from the coding sequence ATGTACGGCAGCTACACCGGCCGCACACGCGGGGCCCGCGCGGCCCTGGCCGTGGCAGGAGCCGCGGCGGGAGGCCTCCTGGTCCTCGCCGGCTGTTCGTCCTCCTCGTCGTCGGCGGCTCCGCCGAAGGGCGCGCCACCACCCCAGGCACCCGCCCAGCAGCCCAAGGCGCGTGCACCCTTCTGGGTGAATCCGGAGTCCACCGCGGCCAAGCGGTCCGGCGAGCTCCGCAAGGGCGGCAAGAGCGGGAAGGCCGAGCTGCTCCGCAAGATCGCCGCCCAGCCGGTCGCGGAGTGGATCGGCCCGGACGACCCCGAGGGCCAGACCCGCGGCTACACCGAGGCGGCCGCCAAGGCCGACCGGGTCGCCGTGCTGGTCCTCTACAACATCCCGCACCGCGACTGCGGCCAGTACTCCCAGGGCGGCGCCTCCGACGGCAACGCCTACCGGCAGTGGCTGGACCAGGCCGCCCGGGGCATCGGCGACCGCGGCGCGACGGTCATCCTGGAGCCCGACGCCCTGCCGCACATCGAGGACGGCTGCACGCCCCAGCAGTTCCACGAGGAGCGCTTCGCCCTCCTGAAGGAAGCCGTCGACAAGCTCAAGCAGCTGCCGCGCACCAAGGTCTACCTCGACGCGGGCAACCCCAGCTGGGTGACGCCCGCCGACCGGATGGCCGGCCCGCTGCGCCGCGCCGGCATCGACCGCGCCGACGGCTTCGCGCTCAACGTCTCCAACTTCCAGACCACCCGGTCCAACAAGGAATACGGCCGCAGGCTCTCCCACCTGCTGGACGGCAAGCACTTCGTCATCGACACCAGCCGCAACGGCAACGGCCCCCTCAACGGCGCCGACCACGAGAAGGCCTGGTGCAACCCCTCCGGCCGCGCCCTCGGCGAACCCCCGACGACCCGCACGGGCGACCGCCTGGTCGACGCGTACCTCTGGGTCAAGCGCCCCGGCGAATCCGACGGCACCTGCAAGGGCGGCCCCGGCGCGGGCCAGTGGTGGGAGTCGTACGCGCTGGACCTGGCCCGCAATTCCCGCTGA
- a CDS encoding HAD-IIA family hydrolase encodes MAERKPIESWLTDMDGVLMHEGIPVPGADAFIKKLRDSGKPFLVLTNNSIYTPRDLHARLARIGLDVPVENIWTSALATAKFLDDQRPGGTAYVIGEAGLTTALHDIGYVLTDHDPDYVVLGETRTYSFEALTKAIRLINAGARFIATNPDETGPSAEGALPATGSVAALITKATGREPYFVGKPNPLMMRAGLNAIGAHSETSAMIGDRMDTDVLAGLEAGMETFLVLTGLTRAEEVDLHPFRPSRVVDSIADLVDLV; translated from the coding sequence GTGGCAGAGCGCAAGCCGATCGAATCCTGGCTCACCGACATGGACGGTGTGCTGATGCACGAGGGCATCCCGGTGCCCGGGGCCGACGCCTTCATCAAGAAGCTCCGGGACTCCGGCAAGCCCTTCCTGGTGCTCACCAACAACTCGATCTACACCCCGCGCGACCTGCACGCCCGCCTCGCGCGCATCGGGCTCGACGTGCCGGTCGAGAACATCTGGACGTCCGCCCTGGCCACCGCCAAGTTCCTGGACGACCAGCGGCCCGGCGGCACCGCGTACGTCATCGGCGAGGCCGGGCTCACCACCGCCCTGCACGACATCGGCTACGTCCTCACCGACCACGACCCCGACTACGTGGTCCTCGGCGAGACCCGGACGTACTCCTTCGAGGCGCTCACCAAGGCCATCCGGCTGATCAACGCCGGTGCCCGCTTCATCGCCACCAACCCCGACGAGACGGGCCCCTCGGCCGAGGGCGCCCTGCCCGCCACCGGCTCCGTCGCCGCCCTGATCACCAAGGCGACCGGCCGCGAGCCCTACTTCGTCGGCAAGCCGAACCCGCTGATGATGCGGGCCGGGCTCAACGCCATCGGCGCCCACTCCGAGACCAGCGCCATGATCGGCGACCGGATGGACACCGACGTGCTGGCCGGCCTGGAGGCCGGGATGGAGACCTTCCTCGTCCTCACCGGGCTGACCCGCGCCGAGGAGGTCGACCTGCACCCCTTCCGCCCCTCCCGTGTCGTCGACTCCATCGCGGACCTCGTCGACCTCGTCTGA
- a CDS encoding TIGR03364 family FAD-dependent oxidoreductase, which produces MRVIVVGAGVLGTMHAWQAVQRGHEVVHIEREPEARGASVRNFGLVWVGGRAGGEELETALRARELWEEIAARVPGLGFRANGSLTLVTDEAELAVARAALARPDAAARGFELLAPDDVRALNPALRGEFAGALRCARDAAVEPRTAQRALKDALLASGRYTYLGGREVRDVVGGDAVRDDHGTTHTGDSVVLCTGAWLGGLVRELAPELPVRRVRLQMMQTAPLGETLTTSVADADSFRYYPAYGGAALDAMAAARPQPPVAAAHKMQLLMVQRADGGLTIGDTHEYAEPFSFDVTEDPYEHLTATAEALLGRPLPKTERRWAGVYAQCRDTSRVVHRERVRDDVWLVTGPGGRGMTCSPAIAERTADELGW; this is translated from the coding sequence ATGCGAGTCATAGTCGTCGGAGCCGGCGTCCTGGGAACGATGCACGCCTGGCAGGCAGTCCAACGCGGCCACGAGGTGGTCCACATCGAGCGCGAGCCGGAGGCCCGGGGCGCGTCCGTCCGTAACTTCGGCCTGGTCTGGGTCGGCGGCCGGGCGGGCGGCGAGGAGCTGGAGACCGCGCTGCGCGCCCGCGAGCTGTGGGAGGAGATCGCGGCCCGCGTCCCCGGACTCGGCTTCCGCGCCAACGGCTCCCTGACGCTCGTCACCGACGAGGCCGAACTGGCCGTCGCCCGTGCCGCCCTGGCCCGGCCCGACGCGGCGGCCCGCGGCTTCGAGCTCCTCGCGCCGGACGACGTCCGCGCCCTCAACCCCGCCCTGCGCGGCGAGTTCGCCGGCGCCCTCCGGTGCGCCCGCGACGCCGCCGTCGAACCCCGCACCGCCCAGCGCGCGCTCAAGGACGCCCTGCTCGCCTCCGGCCGCTACACCTACCTCGGCGGCCGCGAGGTCCGCGACGTCGTCGGCGGCGACGCCGTCCGCGACGACCACGGCACCACCCACACCGGCGACTCCGTCGTGCTGTGCACGGGCGCCTGGCTCGGCGGCCTGGTCCGCGAGCTCGCCCCCGAACTCCCCGTACGGCGCGTCCGGTTGCAGATGATGCAGACCGCGCCCCTGGGCGAGACGCTCACCACCTCCGTCGCCGACGCCGACAGCTTCCGCTACTACCCCGCGTACGGCGGCGCCGCCCTCGACGCGATGGCCGCCGCCCGGCCCCAGCCGCCGGTGGCCGCCGCGCACAAGATGCAGCTGCTCATGGTCCAGCGCGCGGACGGTGGCCTGACGATCGGCGACACCCACGAATACGCGGAACCCTTCTCCTTCGACGTCACGGAGGACCCGTACGAGCACCTGACCGCCACCGCCGAGGCGCTCCTCGGCCGCCCCCTGCCCAAGACCGAACGGCGCTGGGCCGGGGTGTACGCGCAGTGCCGGGACACCTCCCGCGTCGTGCACCGCGAGCGGGTGCGCGACGACGTCTGGCTGGTCACCGGGCCCGGCGGGCGCGGCATGACCTGCTCCCCGGCGATCGCCGAGCGGACCGCCGACGAGCTGGGCTGGTGA